The DNA window TTGGCTGTTGCTATTTGGAACTCCGTGCCCGTTCTCATTACGTTCTTCTCGTTCCTTGTTTACACCTTTGTTGAGAACAAACCCCTGAAGCCATCAATTGCCTTTACGGCTATTTCCCTCTTCATGCTTCTTCGTGTTCCGCTGGATCAATTTGGCGACATGTTCGCCCACGTTCAGGAAACCAAGGTTTCCATTGACCGTGTTGAGGAGTTCCTCatggaagaagagactgacaaGTACATTCAACTCGGCTTGGACAACGTTGATGAGGATGGTGTCAGACGAATTGGTTTCAAGAACGCCACCCTGAGCTGGGGCAGCAAAGAGACTGTTTCCGAGGACAGCACTCGTGCATTCCGACTCATGGACGTGGACATTGACTTCAAGATTGGCAAACTCAACATTATCGCAGGACCTACCGGCTCAGGAAAGACATCAATGCTGATGGGTCTCCTTGGCGAAATGACTTTGATAGATGGAGGCGTCTACTGTCCTGGTGGTCGCAGCCGAGAGGAAGTTCATCCCGATCCCGAGACCGGCCTGGCCAACACGATCGCATACGTGGCACAGGCTGCTTGGTTGGTCAATGCTAATGTTCGCGAAAACATTCTCTTCTCTATGCCGTTTGAGGAACAACGATACCGCGATGTTATTGTGGCTTGTGCTTTGGAGCGCGATCTTCAAATTCTCGACAACGGCGACGAAACTCTGGTCGGAGAAAAGGGCATCACACTCTCTGGTGGGCAAAAGCAACGTATCTCACTTGCTCGCGCACTCTACTCCAACTCTGCTCATCTCCTGCTCGACGATTGTCTGAGCGCTGTCGACTCTCACACTGCGCAGTGGATCTTTAGCAACTGCATCCGAGGACCGCTCATGAAGAACCGTACTTGTATTCTTGTGACACACAACACGACACTTTGTGTTCCCTCCTCTGAATACGTCGTGCTGCTCGAGAATGGCCGAGTTGAAATCCAGGGCCCCTCCGCAGAGGTAATTGCTTCTGGCAAGCTTGGTGAGGAGATCCAAAAGTCTCACCCAGGATCGGCCAACCCCTCGAGAATTCCTTCTCGTGTTCCCTCCAGCGTCGGCGACGATGAGACCACGGTAAACGGTCAGGGTGATGCCCTCGACGGCGTGGACAGCTCCAAGGATACTAAGAGCAAACCAAAGAAGGATGCCATGGAGGAGACCAAGGCCACCGGTTCAGTCAAGTGGCCAGTTCTCAAGCTTTATCTTCAGGCTATGGGACCATGGTGGTTCTGGGTCGTTGCtctgtttgtttttgttgccCAGCAAATCTCTGGACTGGCTACCAACCTCTGGGTCAGGGAGTGGGCGAACCAATACGTGGAACAGGGTGGTCCTGTGGGAGTGGAGGCCAAGTCAAACGCCTACTCTACCTCGCAATTCTCCAAGGTCAGCTTTGCCAACGCGGTTCGATTTGGTTCTGCAGACGACACCCCTGAACAACTCAATGGAGCAATCGTCCTGCAAGCCGGACACGAGAACGTCAATGCTATGTACTACCTGACTGTTCTCGCTGCCATTGGAATTGCTGGTGCTCTTGCAGCCTTGTTCAGAGATCTTTGGGTATTCTTGGGTTCGCTGACAGCATCGGAGCATCTCCACAACCGACTGATCGCATCTGTAACGCGGGCTAAGTTCAAGTTCTTTGATGTCACCCCACTCGGTCAATTGATGAACCGCTTCAGCAAGGATCTCGAGGCGGTTGACCAAGAGATTGCACCGGTTGCCATTGGTGTGATCAGTTGTGGCATTTCTCTTATGATGACAGTTGGCCTCATCACATACATCACACCCAAGTTCCTCTATGCCGCTGCCGGTATTTCTGTGTTGTTCTACCTCATCGCTGCCTTTTACCTTCGTGCCTCGCGCGATCTCAAGCGACTTGAGGCAGTTCAGCGCAGTCCCCTGTTCCAGCAATTCGGCGAAACCCTGAGCGGCATGACAACCATTCGAGCTTATGGTGACGAGCGACGATTTATTCGGGATAACCTGGAAAAGGTCAACGTTCAGAGTCGACCCTTTATCTACCTGTGGGCTTGCAATAGATGGCTGGCCTTCCGGGCTGATCTTGTTGGAGACTTGGTTGCCTTTTTCGCTGGCATGTTCCTCATCCTTAACCTCGGTAAGACCGATGCTGGTGCAGCTGGTATCTCCCTCAGCTATGCCTTGAGTTTCACCGAGAGTGTCTTGTGGCTTGTACGACTTTATGCCATCAACGAACAGAACATGAACTCTATGGAACGTATCAAGGAATATCTGGATGTTGAGCAGGAAGCCGATGCCATTATGGAGGACAGCCGACCCCCTGTCGACTGGCCGCAAAAGGGATCCGTCGAGTTTGTCGACTACACAACTAGCTACCGCAAGGAACTCAACCCAGTCTTGCAGAACATTACTCTCAAGATTGAGTCTCGAGAAAAGGTTGGCATTGTTGGAAGAACTGGTGCAGGCAAGAGTTCATTGGCTCTTGCTATTTTCCGCGCACTAGAGGCAGACGAAGGCAAGATTCTCATTGATGGACTTGACATTGGCAGCATTGGTCTTCAAGATTTGAGAGAGAACATCACTATCGTGCCTCAAGATCCCACATTATTCCATGGATCGATCCGAAGCAACCTGGATCCTTTTGACCAATACACAGATGATGAAATCTTTGCGGCTCTTCGAAGGGTGCAACTCATTGGACCCGATGAGCCTGCAACATCACCGCCTACGCCCACAGTTCCTGATTCGCCTACTGCCAAGACCAACAAGAACATCTTCCTGAACCTCCAATCACCTGTGGCTGCCTCAGGTACCAACTTGTCGCAAGGACAACGTCAGCTTTTGTGTCTGGCTCGAGCCATGCTGAAGACGCCTACAGTGTTGGTCATGGATGAAGCAACAGCATCCATCGACTACGCTACCGACTCAAAGATCCAAGAGACGATCCGAGAGCTCACAGGTACAGTGATCACGATCGCTCACCGATTGGCTACCATTGTGGATTATGACAAGGTGCTGGTTCTTGACAAGGGTCAGGTGGTGGAGTATGCTCATCCGTGGgagctcatcaacaacaaagagGGTACATTCCGTAGCATGTGTGACATGAGCGGAGAGCTGGATGTACTTCTCAAGgcagccaagaagaagtgggATTCCGGACGTCTAGTTGACGATTCataggagaaagaaaagctgTCACTACGgatagaagaggaggattgACAAGTACAAAGTTTTTCTTTGTATAATGGATAGGCAACATTTATATGTACAGCCTGACTTTGAATACAAAAGTATAGAAGGCATTTGcctattaataagttttgaATAGTATTTGTTGTGTTTAAAAGTGATGTTTAGTATCAATGTTTCCTCACATTGAAGAGGCCTCGGGATATCAGAAACATTGACCGCTagaagcacaagagacgaaattagtagatcaGCTTATGCCCCTTGGACTATGGTttttagactacttatttttgtctCCTAAGACTTGGGCTACTACCCACTAGACAGGTCATGATGTTGGATCACTAGTCGTGTCTTCTGACAAAGTCATCTTTAATGCCGATGTGGGCCTGTAATGCGGGTTAGAGAGCTTCTCCGCATAGATTATTCGGTAAAGAATAGTCTACGTGTTGATCATTCGTGTCTTTTACAACAAGCAGTTCCGTTCCTTGTTTAGCCCTTGTTGAATTCAATAGTTACAGGGAGCCAGGGAGCCAGCCCCCCTTGACGCTAGGTACGCTCAGGCAACAAAACAAAGACTGTATGCGGGCTGAAAGCGCCTATAAATAAGGGTACGTATTTCTCGCCTCGTCACCCACGAGACGACATGATCGACTTGGCAACGTGTATGTCTTTTAACTATTATTTGTATTTAAAAACAAActcctctcttctcttgtcGTGATTTCCTTTTTCACCCCTCATTTTCCCCtcaaaaagttaaaattgcTACAGCCAATACAAGGCCACGTCTGTCATTGACATTTCTAGTTCTTCTGTAGTGTTACTGTACCGCTGGGCTGTGGCGATTTTTGGTTGGGCACGTGCTCCCTCTCTCTCCATATCCAATTACTTGGGGGTTGGACTACGACGACTCTTCCCGACTTTCCATCTCGACATCCGCCAAAGGGCGtaaaacccttttccttctctctgCTGTAGGTAAATAGGCAACTCTACAGCATGAACCCTCGGGTTGTCGTTTCCCAGACGCCTCCGCATCTGGATTCGGAGAGTGTAGCATCATCAGCTCAAACATCGACTTCACACATGCCTCTTCATCACTACCCAGAAGACcagcatcaacatcaacatcaaccttaCACAGATCGCTCAGAGGATGACGATCCGCCTCCTAGCTACACTGTAGTCGATAATGAAGGACCTCACGCCAACCCATTTGACCTCTTGCCCATGAGCACTTCATCCCTTGGAATCCATCCCTTCAAGGGCACGTCGAATGACAAGACGGTCTACTATCTCGACAAGCGTCTTGATACGGACCCCGAGTTTCTGGAGCAGCACGTCAATGATCTCGCCAAGGAGCCGCCGAGACCGTATGTTCGTGTTCAGGGCGTTGACCGCAAGTCTGGCGAGAGCAAGAATGGGATCGACTTTGACATTCATATTGAACTCACCCCGCTTCTGTACCAGGAGATGGCTACGCGTCGCTCATGGAGACGTATCCGCGCTGTCAACAATTTTGACAAGGTACGTCGTGGAACAGCCAAAATGACCCGGGCACCTGGATTCGGCGGTAGAGGACCACCTGAGGAAGGCACACCAGGAGTGTCGCAGTGGTGTTATCGGTATTGCACCAACAAAGCCGGTCTCAAAGCGTTTGTGCTGGAGCGACGTATCACGGGGTGGGATTTTGCACTCGTGGGGTCAAGATTGGAGAATCTTGTCCGGGAAACGGGATATCGTGGAGAAATCAACATTACGTTTCCTACAACAAATGCCCGCGTGGAGATTTACAACAATTGTCGTACCAACCGATGGCGTCTTACCCGATGGATAGTCCTGTTTTTCTACTTTACTCTCCTGTGGTTATTTTCCTGGCCGTGGATATCTCTCCGAACACGATGGTACGAAACAGTCTACGTGGAATGGTCCATGAGTCGTCCTGACAGACAGGGCACACTGCGTTATGCATGTATGAGTGAAGATCAGTGGTGTCGACTCTGGCGACGACCGATACAGCAGGCCATCAAGGCGAGACGCAGGGGTCGATTAAGCCAGGATGATATCGACGATGCGTATGTTGCTCCTGGGGCTGAGGACTCTGCGAGGGGTATGAGAGCTGGTTTTGGGATCTTGCAGAGGACGTTTGGATGGGGTGGAGATGGGGAGGGTAGTGGGCGACATTCGCCGTGCAATAGGTAGATGGATGGTGTTTTGGGGGATTCACTCCTTTTGTTCCGGTTGCATGCATGAAAGCGGGCGTATCAACAAAATGCATTGTTTGTTTTTATGTATTATGATTCATGACGATTCCCAGCTCATATAGTCTTGATAATTTAGAGTGTTTGGCCAATACGCAATCATGAACTTGGGTGACGAGATGCTAGCAGATACACTACAACAAAACCATTATATAAAACTCAACCACCGTTTAATGTTGAAAAAGtaagttttattaaaacACAGTGAAATCCGGTGTTTAAATACTTCACAGAGTTCGATCATGGGCAAAATGATTGCTTAAACTTTTCGGGACGCGTGCTATAGGGTAACTTGTCccttatcttatctttcTTCCCCCACCAATGGTTCGCTCACTCATCATCTACACATCCCTTACCAATCTCAATCATCAAGCTCAACCAACTTGACAGTGCAGTCTTTTTAAACACGCATAGCACAATATTGAATACAGGAACTTACAACTTACAAGGATTGAACTCATACAcgtcatcatggctgaagaagagatgagttccagctcaagaagaatatTGGCCGTGTCCCTTGAGAACGAAACGGCCGTCTTGTCAAAACTGGTAAAAGGTGAATACACATATTGATAATTATTATTCATTCTGCCTCAAGTTAGGCTTGGCATGGTGGACTAACACAGGATAGACCTCACGGGAACAGCACCGGAATCACCAGACCCTACTCTTGGTCTTGCAGGCTCAACACATCCACTCTCACTCAAAACACCATACTACTCTACAACAGTGCCTATCTGGCTCGACCTCATCGGATCGCCTTCCGACTGGTCGGAATCCTTCCTGTCAGAAGAAGCGGCCGAAGTTCTCGCCGTTCTTGGAGGTGTCATGGTCGTATTCACTGCAGGACCCGTTTCATCTTCAAAGGACCACCCGGCAAAGGATCTGGTAGAGCATGTCGGCAAGGTCCTGAAGAAGGGACTCGGAGGATGGGAGTGGGACGGAGTCGGACTGGCTATCGGTATTGGGGGTG is part of the Fusarium poae strain DAOMC 252244 chromosome 4, whole genome shotgun sequence genome and encodes:
- the ABC7 gene encoding ABC transporter 7 (TransMembrane:17 (o18-41i140-165o177-196i208-226o246-264i313-337o357-374i492-515o521-539i599-626o632-651i1022-1046o1110-1130i1185-1207o1213-1232i1303-1321o1327-1350i)~BUSCO:868at5125); translation: MGFARCEGPVWGIDDFSILFPLIALFLSVALIAWTTIARALSSWSKSKARYQQLSTDDRRHSHTDLPPEQINDSDDDDALEINGGRLALVKTTTRGSIVQSDTPSGQVISQIVEELAIAGLVAVNVIQLSSGSKGRHSHAAAITGLVIWIYVFVLSTLRLILGAMKWRGPHLWNHTAFLYSFNWVISIFLFRSAFLQDGISQVDQITTFIEFGLITLLFGMAMTTRKGNKTVLLEWEDGIEPSREPLASLFSLAVFGWVDAIVWKGWKAPMEMEHVWNLLPKDKAAAVIADYRQMKRTGSLAMHLLKYFKRDLLIQCALAVLAGLFTFAPTLLLKVILEFVENYGTVSENDRPINVLWLYVIGLPVVDLIRSYADNQALWIGRKICIRVRALIIGDIYAKALRRKAASGKDKVLLDEDKPKSTKGDEAQDGFMGKVKRALGMKDDKKATPNDAESANDSIKDDKKDDSNDEQANLGTIINLMSIDSFKISEVTAYLHFLCASAPTQLIVAIVLLWQVMGLSAIPGIVVMIVLLPVNYGLARGFTITSKRILAATDKRTNVTNEVLQNIRIIKYFAWEQRFGRIIDEKRQAELKALRSRFMVWALAVAIWNSVPVLITFFSFLVYTFVENKPLKPSIAFTAISLFMLLRVPLDQFGDMFAHVQETKVSIDRVEEFLMEEETDKYIQLGLDNVDEDGVRRIGFKNATLSWGSKETVSEDSTRAFRLMDVDIDFKIGKLNIIAGPTGSGKTSMLMGLLGEMTLIDGGVYCPGGRSREEVHPDPETGLANTIAYVAQAAWLVNANVRENILFSMPFEEQRYRDVIVACALERDLQILDNGDETLVGEKGITLSGGQKQRISLARALYSNSAHLLLDDCLSAVDSHTAQWIFSNCIRGPLMKNRTCILVTHNTTLCVPSSEYVVLLENGRVEIQGPSAEVIASGKLGEEIQKSHPGSANPSRIPSRVPSSVGDDETTVNGQGDALDGVDSSKDTKSKPKKDAMEETKATGSVKWPVLKLYLQAMGPWWFWVVALFVFVAQQISGLATNLWVREWANQYVEQGGPVGVEAKSNAYSTSQFSKVSFANAVRFGSADDTPEQLNGAIVLQAGHENVNAMYYLTVLAAIGIAGALAALFRDLWVFLGSLTASEHLHNRLIASVTRAKFKFFDVTPLGQLMNRFSKDLEAVDQEIAPVAIGVISCGISLMMTVGLITYITPKFLYAAAGISVLFYLIAAFYLRASRDLKRLEAVQRSPLFQQFGETLSGMTTIRAYGDERRFIRDNLEKVNVQSRPFIYLWACNRWLAFRADLVGDLVAFFAGMFLILNLGKTDAGAAGISLSYALSFTESVLWLVRLYAINEQNMNSMERIKEYLDVEQEADAIMEDSRPPVDWPQKGSVEFVDYTTSYRKELNPVLQNITLKIESREKVGIVGRTGAGKSSLALAIFRALEADEGKILIDGLDIGSIGLQDLRENITIVPQDPTLFHGSIRSNLDPFDQYTDDEIFAALRRVQLIGPDEPATSPPTPTVPDSPTAKTNKNIFLNLQSPVAASGTNLSQGQRQLLCLARAMLKTPTVLVMDEATASIDYATDSKIQETIRELTGTVITIAHRLATIVDYDKVLVLDKGQVVEYAHPWELINNKEGTFRSMCDMSGELDVLLKAAKKKWDSGRLVDDS
- a CDS encoding hypothetical protein (TransMembrane:1 (i278-296o)); its protein translation is MNPRVVVSQTPPHLDSESVASSAQTSTSHMPLHHYPEDQHQHQHQPYTDRSEDDDPPPSYTVVDNEGPHANPFDLLPMSTSSLGIHPFKGTSNDKTVYYLDKRLDTDPEFLEQHVNDLAKEPPRPYVRVQGVDRKSGESKNGIDFDIHIELTPLLYQEMATRRSWRRIRAVNNFDKVRRGTAKMTRAPGFGGRGPPEEGTPGVSQWCYRYCTNKAGLKAFVLERRITGWDFALVGSRLENLVRETGYRGEINITFPTTNARVEIYNNCRTNRWRLTRWIVLFFYFTLLWLFSWPWISLRTRWYETVYVEWSMSRPDRQGTLRYACMSEDQWCRLWRRPIQQAIKARRRGRLSQDDIDDAYVAPGAEDSARGMRAGFGILQRTFGWGGDGEGSGRHSPCNR